Proteins co-encoded in one Coregonus clupeaformis isolate EN_2021a chromosome 17, ASM2061545v1, whole genome shotgun sequence genomic window:
- the sh3bp5la gene encoding SH3-binding domain protein 5-like, a, whose amino-acid sequence MEPGDLRVSPAGSGDPEVGEWREETPGGDAEVKGGEPNDKEIDGDTAETVLKEKETCEGEEYTEKEKNEGELHSPYEEELDPRIQEELEHLNEASVEINQLELHLDDARSGYRKILTDSARKLNAHSSQLGTCIEKARPYYEARRLAKEAQQETQKAALSYERAVSMHTAAREMVYVAEQGLMADGKNTLDPTWQEMLNHATSKVNEAEEERLRSEREHMRVTHSCQTAEARVQTLQKSLKRAIVKSKPYFELKAQFNYILEEHKTKVMQLEEHVTKVKNRYSVALRNLEQISEAIHAQRGRGQTEGGQTTACGGRSPPIGAESDSGVCGAEGGACGGGAIETDRVDRSGVAYKKIGLVEKYRENGRERPETHGERAGSDSLSVFSLQTIASDLEKCDSIEHLGEFSDVGSLPGEDGENEREERGGGRERERREGQMQRQQHFLKQHHRSFSL is encoded by the exons ATGGAGCCAGGTGATTTGCGTGTGAGCCCAGCAGGCTCCGGAGACCCCGAAGTGGGTGAATGGAgggaagagacccctggtggggATGCCGAGGTGAAGGGCGGGGAACCAAATGACAAGGAAATTGATGGAGATACAGCTGAAACGGTGCTCAAAGAGAAAGAAACCTGCGAGGGAGAAGAGtatacagagaaagagaagaacgAAGGTGAACTACACAGCCCATATGAAGAGGAATTGGATCCCAGAATTCAG GAGGAGTTGGAACACCTCAACGAGGCCAGTGTAGAAATCAACCAACTAGAACTGCACTTGGAT GATGCCAGATCGGGTTACAGGAAGATCCTCACAGACTCGGCCAGAAAACTGAACGCCCACAGCTCCCAGCTTGGTACCTGCATCGAGAAGGCCAGGCCCTACTATGAGGCTCGTCGACTTGCCAAGGAG GCTCAGCAGGAGACCCAGAAGGCGGCGCTGAGCTACGAGCGGGCTGTCTCCATGCACACGGCTGCCAGGGAGATGGTTTACGTGGCAGAGCAGGGCCTCATGGCCGACGGCAAGAACACCCTGGACCCCACCTGGCAGGAGATGCTCAACCATGCTACCTCCAAG GTGAACGAGGCAGAGGAGGAGCGCCTACGCAGCGAACGGGAGCACATGCGTGTCACCCACTCTTGTCAGACAGCAGAGGCTCGAGTCCAGACCCTGCAGAAATCTCTCAAGAGGGCCATCGTTAAATCCAAGCCTTACTTCGAGCTCAAGGCCCAGTTCAACTACATACTTGAG GAGCACAAAACCAAAGTGATGCAGCTGGAGGAGCATGTGACCAAAGTGAAAAACCGCTACTCTGTCGCCCTGCGCAACCTGGAGCAAATTAGTGAGGCCATCCACGCTCAGCGGGGGCGGGGCCAAACTGAAGGTGGACAAACCACGGCCTGTGGTGGGCGGAGTCCCCCTATTGGGGCGGAGTCGGACAGTGGGGTGTGTGGTGCCGAAGGTGGGGCATGTGGAGGAGGGGCAATAGAGACTGACAGGGTGGACAGAAGTGGAGTGGCGTATAAGAAAATTGGGCTGGTGGAGAAATACAGGGAGAACGGGCGAGAGAGGCCCGAGACacatggagagagagcagggtcaGATTCCCTCTCCGTCTTCAGTCTGCAGACCATCGCTTCCGACCTGGAGAAATGTGATTCCATCGAACACCTCGGGGAATTTAGCGATGTGGGCAGTCTGCctggggaggatggagagaatgagagggaggagagagggggagggagggaaagagaaagaaggGAAGGGCAAATGCAGCGCCAACAGCACTTCCTGAAGCAACATCACAGGAGCTTCAGCTTGTGA
- the mgat1a gene encoding alpha-1,3-mannosyl-glycoprotein 2-beta-N-acetylglucosaminyltransferase a translates to MSFLRSAFLWRYLFFYKPSPPDFLSLLSCWAMLRKRGSAILCGAFLFVAWNAIVVLYLWGRPLSGREEREMDGGRGGADLAGDVIHMAEAFEAELEMQRKILLQIQGHRSQWEQPNENGASRGGPTQVVIPILVIACNRVTVKRCLDKLIEYRPSAELYPIIVSQDCGHAETALVIGSYGSQVTHLKQPDLSDIAVRPEHKKFQGYYKISRHYRWALNQVFNSLHIPLLLLWKMIWRWHPDFFEYFRSLHPILKSDPSLWCVSAWNDNGREGYVDPGKADLLYRTDFFPGLGWMMLKELWEELEPKWPGAFWDDWMRQPEQRTDRACIRPEISRTLTFGRKGVSLGQFYDKYLRYIKLNSEFVPFTKLDLAYLKEEKYKEIFEKQVYSAPLVKYEEVQQGQLKGAGPFCLHYSSKDGFKVLAKNLGVMEDLKSGVPRTGYRGVVSFLSRGRRIFLAPPPGWSKYDPTWS, encoded by the exons ATGTCCTTTTTGCGTTCTGCATTCCTTTGGCGCTACTTATTTTTTTACAAACCCAGTCCTCCTGACTTCCTTTCCCTCCTAAGTTGTTGGGCCATGCTCCGTAAGAGAGGTTCTGCCATTCTCTGTGGTGCTTTTCTCTTTGTCGCCTGGAATGCCATCGTGGTCCTCTATCTGTGGGGCCGACCCCTGTCTGgtcgagaggagagggagatggatggaggacGAGGAGGGGCTGATTTGGCTGGGGATGTGATCCACATGGCAGAAGCCTTTGAGGCAGAGCTTGAAATGCAGAGAAAAATCCTGCTTCAGATACAGGGTCATCGGTCACAATGGGAACAACCCAATGAGAATGGCGCCAGCAGAGGTGGCCCCACTCAAGTGGTCATTCCCATCTTGGTTATAGCCTGTAACAGGGTTACTGTCAAACGCTGCCTGGACAAACTCATAGAGTACCGCCCCTCAGCTGAACTCTACCCAATTATAGTCAGCCAGGACTGTGGGCATGCGGAGACTGCACTGGTGATTGGTTCTTATGGCAGTCAGGTAACTCACCTGAAACAACCAGACCTGTCAGATATTGCCGTGAGACCAGAACACAAGAAGTTCCAGGGATACTACAAAATCTCCAGGCACTATCGCTGGGCTCTCAACCAAGTGTTCAACTCTCTTCACATTCCTCTGTTGTTATTGTGGAAGATGATTTGGAG GTGGCACCCAGACTTCTTTGAGTACTTCAGATCCCTTCACCCGATCCTGAAATCTGACccgtctctgtggtgtgtgtctgcTTGGAATGACAACGGTCGGGAAGGCTACGTCGACCCTGGTAAAGCAGACCTCCTGTACAGGACAGACTTCTTCCCTGGGCTGGGCTGGATGATGCTCAAGGAACTCTGGGAAGAGCTGGAGCCCAAGTGGCCTGGTGCATTCTGGGACGACTGGATGCGTCAGCCAGAGCAGCGCACTGATCGAGCCTGTATTCGACCCGAAATATCCAGAACTTTAACCTTTGGACGGAAAGGTGTGAGCCTTGGCCAATTTTATGACAAATACCTACGCTACATTAAACTGAATAGTGAATTTGTGCCTTTCACCAAGCTGGATCTGGCTTACTTGAAGGAGGAGAAATACAAGGAGATCTTTGAGAAGCAGGTTTACAGTGCGCCTTTGGTCAAATATGAAGAGGTCCAACAGGGACAGTTAAAAGGAGCAGGTCCATTTTGTCTGCACTACTCAAGCAAAGATGGTTTCAAAGTGTTGGCCAAAAACCTGGGCGTGATGGAGGACTTGAAGTCAGGGGTCCCGCGGACAGGGTATCGGGGAGTGGTCAGTTTCCTGTCAAGGGGAAGGAGAATCTTCCTGGCGCCCCCTCCGGGATGGAGCAAATATGACCCAACCTGGAGTTGA
- the rnf183 gene encoding E3 ubiquitin-protein ligase RNF183, which translates to MEAAGPNSRPMSNPNLTAKNEQREKSTKVRRSMSTDSERGGGSGRRNERKRDRSRRERGRSEENKRQDRDGDDSNQKESDPHVNDMEDTECVVCFCKYDNVFKTPKLLSCGHTFCLECLARINVTSSELKSLSCPVCRELTNLPHGRNLPQLGNNQDIFRKLPPEMQRALSVRFKRSKGKLVVKKPPPGTTSLAKSSLTLPTLKKQDQQASSDLQLGTMDQGLANVVDVGRPPSRVRGRLRRMFRSDRCYYIVMASIITITVALMLMGILAFVVMPNVVLNGNKPQQGEFQPTTAQSTLRKRGDGGGMKGTEKERITQMF; encoded by the coding sequence ATGGAGGCTGCGGGGCCAAACAGCCGCCCAATGTCAAACCCAAACCTGACAGCAAAGAACGAGCAAAGAGAGAAATCCACCAAGGTGCGTAGGTCCATGAGCACTGACtccgagagaggagggggatctGGGAGaaggaatgagagaaagagagacaggtcGAGGAGGGAGCGTGGTAGGAGTGAGGAGAACAAGAGACAAGACAGGGATGGAGATGACAGCAACCAGAAGGAGTCTGACCCCCACGTAAACGACATGGAGGACACTGAGTGCGTGGTGTGCTTCTGCAAATACGACAACGTCTTTAAAACCCCCAAGCTGCTCTCCTGCGGGCACACTTTCTGTCTGGAGTGCCTGGCCCGGATCAATGTGACCTCCTCAGAGCTCAAGTCTCTTTCCTGCCCTGTGTGTCGAGAGCTCACCAACCTGCCCCACGGCCGCAACCTGCCCCAGCTGGGCAACAACCAGGACATCTTCCGCAAACTCCCTCCAGAGATGCAGAGGGCGCTGTCCGTGCGCTTCAAGCGCAGCAAGGGCAAGCTGGTCGTCAAGAAGCCCCCTCCTGGTACTACTAGCCTGGCCAAGTCCAGCCTCACCTTGCCCACTCTCAAGAAGCAGGACCAGCAGGCCTCCAGTGACCTCCAGCTGGGCACCATGGATCAGGGCCTCGCCAATGTCGTGGACGTGGGTCGCCCCCCTAGCAGGGTCAGAGGTCGCCTGCGCAGGATGTTCCGCTCGGACCGGTGCTACTACATTGTGATGGCgtccatcatcaccatcaccgtgGCGCTGATGCTGATGGGCATCCTGGCCTTCGTGGTCATGCCCAACGTGGTCCTCAACGGCAACAAACCGCAGCAAGGGGAATTCCAACCAACCACCGCCCAGTCAACCCTGAGGAAAAGAGGGGATGGTGGTGGGATGAAAGgaacagagaaggagagaatcaCTCAGATGTTTTGA